In Cygnus atratus isolate AKBS03 ecotype Queensland, Australia chromosome 5, CAtr_DNAZoo_HiC_assembly, whole genome shotgun sequence, a single window of DNA contains:
- the ZNF410 gene encoding zinc finger protein 410 isoform X2, translated as MLSDELESKPELLVQFVQNTSIPLGQGLVESEPKDITCLSLLPVTETSECNRLMLPDDERDLTSPSHTNSSKDVSSSAVLRSLQVNVGPDGEETRAQNVQKPSELLSSSETSSLLQDLQPSDSTSFILLNLTRAGLGSPAEHLVFVQDEAEDSGNDFLSHDSTDSSTPWFLRVQELAHDSLIAATRAQLAKNAKASNSGENVHLCSGDGQPKDSSPIPHLSRVERKLKCTVEGCDRTFVWPAHFKYHLKTHRNDRSFTCPAEGCGKSFYVLQRLKVHMRTHNGEKPFVCTELGCGKQFTTAGNLKNHLRIHTGEKPFLCEAQGCGRSFAEYSSLRKHLVVHSGVKPHQCQICGKTFSQSGSRNVHMRKHHSRIGTAGSREREQPESLMGSSLLEESTVHSKNLISMNSQPSLGVESLHLPDTESIIGVEEGETSCSFFRPLICGD; from the exons CTGCTGGTTCAGTTTGTTCAGAATACTTCTATTCCACTGGGGCAAGGGCTGGTGGAATCAGAGCCAAAAGACATCACCTGCCTGTCTCTCCTTCCTGTTACTGAGACCTCAGAATGCAACAGACTCATGTTGCCAG ATGATGAAAGAGATCTCACTTCTCCAAGTCACACTAATTCTTCCAAAGATGTTTCTTCATCTGCTGTCTTGAGGAGCCTGCAGGTAAATGTGGGTCCTGATGGAGAGGAAACAAGGGCACAGAATGTACAGAAACCATCTGAACTTCTGTCATCATCAGAGACTTCCAGTTTATTGCAAGACCTCCAGCCCAGTGACAGCACTTCATTTATTCTTCTCAACCTAACAAGAGCAG gGCTGGGCTCTCCAGCAGAGCACTTGGTGTTTGTTCAAGATGAAGCAGAAGATTCTGGGAATGACTTTCTCTCTCATGATAGCACAGACAGCAGTACACCGTGGTTCCTACGAGTGCAAGAATTGGCCCATGACAGTTTAATTGCTGCCACTCGGGCACAGCTCGCTAAGAATGCCAAAGCAAGCAATAGTG GTGAAAATGTTCATCTTTGCTCAGGAGATGGGCAACCGAAAGACTCTAGCCCCATTCCTCATTTATCTCGTGTGGAAAGGAAGCTGAAGTGCACAGTTGAAGGCTGCGATCGGACGTTTGTGTGGCCAGCTCACTTCAAATATCATCTGAAAACACACCG GAATGATCGCTCCTTCACCTGCCCAGCAGAAGGCTGTGGAAAAAGTTTTTATGTCTTGCAGAGGCTGAAGGTGCACATGAGAACTCACAATGGTGAAAAACCCTTTGTGTGCAcggagctgggctgtgggaaACAATTCACAACAGCTGGAAATCTGAAGAACCACCTGCGAATTCACACTG GCGAAAAACCCTTTCTGTGTGAGGCACAAGGATGTGGTCGCTCCTTTGCTGAGTACTCCAGCCTTCGGAAACATTTGGTTGTCCACTCAG GAGTGAAGCCTCATCAGTGCCAAATTTGTGGGAAGACATTTTCCCAGAGTGGCAGCAGAAATGTGCATATGAGGAAACACCACTCCAGAATTGGaacagctggcagcagggagcgaGAACAGCCAG AGTCACTGATGGGCAGCAGTTTGCTGGAAGAATCTACAGTGCATAGTAAGAATCTCATCTCCATGAACTCTCAGCCCAGCCTTGGTGTTGAGTCCCTGCATCTGCCAGACACGGAGTCTATTATTGGAGTAGAGGAGGGTGAGACCAGCTGCTCTTTCTTCCGCCCTCTTATATGTGGTGACTGA
- the ZNF410 gene encoding zinc finger protein 410 isoform X1: MLSDELESKPELLVQFVQNTSIPLGQGLVESEPKDITCLSLLPVTETSECNRLMLPVDDERDLTSPSHTNSSKDVSSSAVLRSLQVNVGPDGEETRAQNVQKPSELLSSSETSSLLQDLQPSDSTSFILLNLTRAGLGSPAEHLVFVQDEAEDSGNDFLSHDSTDSSTPWFLRVQELAHDSLIAATRAQLAKNAKASNSGENVHLCSGDGQPKDSSPIPHLSRVERKLKCTVEGCDRTFVWPAHFKYHLKTHRNDRSFTCPAEGCGKSFYVLQRLKVHMRTHNGEKPFVCTELGCGKQFTTAGNLKNHLRIHTGEKPFLCEAQGCGRSFAEYSSLRKHLVVHSGVKPHQCQICGKTFSQSGSRNVHMRKHHSRIGTAGSREREQPESLMGSSLLEESTVHSKNLISMNSQPSLGVESLHLPDTESIIGVEEGETSCSFFRPLICGD, translated from the exons CTGCTGGTTCAGTTTGTTCAGAATACTTCTATTCCACTGGGGCAAGGGCTGGTGGAATCAGAGCCAAAAGACATCACCTGCCTGTCTCTCCTTCCTGTTACTGAGACCTCAGAATGCAACAGACTCATGTTGCCAG TAGATGATGAAAGAGATCTCACTTCTCCAAGTCACACTAATTCTTCCAAAGATGTTTCTTCATCTGCTGTCTTGAGGAGCCTGCAGGTAAATGTGGGTCCTGATGGAGAGGAAACAAGGGCACAGAATGTACAGAAACCATCTGAACTTCTGTCATCATCAGAGACTTCCAGTTTATTGCAAGACCTCCAGCCCAGTGACAGCACTTCATTTATTCTTCTCAACCTAACAAGAGCAG gGCTGGGCTCTCCAGCAGAGCACTTGGTGTTTGTTCAAGATGAAGCAGAAGATTCTGGGAATGACTTTCTCTCTCATGATAGCACAGACAGCAGTACACCGTGGTTCCTACGAGTGCAAGAATTGGCCCATGACAGTTTAATTGCTGCCACTCGGGCACAGCTCGCTAAGAATGCCAAAGCAAGCAATAGTG GTGAAAATGTTCATCTTTGCTCAGGAGATGGGCAACCGAAAGACTCTAGCCCCATTCCTCATTTATCTCGTGTGGAAAGGAAGCTGAAGTGCACAGTTGAAGGCTGCGATCGGACGTTTGTGTGGCCAGCTCACTTCAAATATCATCTGAAAACACACCG GAATGATCGCTCCTTCACCTGCCCAGCAGAAGGCTGTGGAAAAAGTTTTTATGTCTTGCAGAGGCTGAAGGTGCACATGAGAACTCACAATGGTGAAAAACCCTTTGTGTGCAcggagctgggctgtgggaaACAATTCACAACAGCTGGAAATCTGAAGAACCACCTGCGAATTCACACTG GCGAAAAACCCTTTCTGTGTGAGGCACAAGGATGTGGTCGCTCCTTTGCTGAGTACTCCAGCCTTCGGAAACATTTGGTTGTCCACTCAG GAGTGAAGCCTCATCAGTGCCAAATTTGTGGGAAGACATTTTCCCAGAGTGGCAGCAGAAATGTGCATATGAGGAAACACCACTCCAGAATTGGaacagctggcagcagggagcgaGAACAGCCAG AGTCACTGATGGGCAGCAGTTTGCTGGAAGAATCTACAGTGCATAGTAAGAATCTCATCTCCATGAACTCTCAGCCCAGCCTTGGTGTTGAGTCCCTGCATCTGCCAGACACGGAGTCTATTATTGGAGTAGAGGAGGGTGAGACCAGCTGCTCTTTCTTCCGCCCTCTTATATGTGGTGACTGA